A genomic segment from Ramlibacter agri encodes:
- a CDS encoding DMT family transporter — translation MPASTLPLRTALPLILVLTFVWGTNWVLFPLAVKELSVWSFRAFSTLGSGLALLAWAKVRGESLAIPRGHRGTVVAAAMAYLVVWNIASTYAAVLIPSGQAAVLGFTMPLWAALFGALFLRQKLERRSLAALALGLLGVGLLAVRGLHAYAQAPLGFAAGIAAAVGWAVGTLILKRRPPPVAPLVLTGWQMLITSVPITLGALWLGDGWFWPSWQSVAVVAYITLVPMALGNVAWFSIVGLLPAHVAGLGSVLVPVVAMLTGALVRGEPLGPVELLAMACSVGAVALALGLRTPAPRLAR, via the coding sequence ATGCCGGCTTCCACCCTGCCCCTGCGCACCGCCCTGCCGCTGATCCTGGTGCTCACCTTCGTCTGGGGCACCAACTGGGTGCTGTTCCCGCTGGCGGTGAAGGAGCTGTCGGTGTGGAGCTTCCGCGCCTTCAGCACCCTGGGTTCCGGGCTTGCGCTGCTGGCCTGGGCCAAGGTGCGCGGCGAATCGCTGGCCATCCCGCGCGGCCACCGCGGCACCGTGGTGGCCGCGGCCATGGCGTATCTGGTGGTGTGGAACATCGCCAGCACCTACGCGGCCGTCCTCATCCCCTCGGGCCAGGCGGCGGTGCTGGGTTTCACGATGCCGCTGTGGGCGGCCTTGTTCGGGGCGCTGTTCCTGCGGCAGAAGCTGGAACGGCGCTCGCTGGCCGCATTGGCCCTGGGCCTGCTGGGCGTGGGCCTGCTCGCCGTGCGCGGGCTGCACGCCTATGCGCAGGCGCCGCTCGGCTTCGCCGCGGGCATTGCGGCGGCGGTGGGCTGGGCGGTGGGCACGCTGATCCTGAAGCGGCGGCCGCCGCCGGTGGCGCCGCTGGTGCTCACCGGCTGGCAGATGCTGATCACGTCGGTGCCGATCACCCTGGGCGCGCTGTGGCTGGGCGACGGCTGGTTCTGGCCTTCGTGGCAAAGCGTGGCCGTCGTGGCCTACATCACGCTGGTGCCCATGGCGCTCGGCAACGTCGCCTGGTTCTCGATCGTGGGCCTGCTGCCGGCGCACGTGGCCGGCCTCGGCTCGGTGCTGGTGCCGGTGGTGGCGATGCTCACCGGCGCCCTGGTGCGTGGCGAGCCGCTCGGCCCCGTGGAGCTGCTGGCGATGGCCTGCAGCGTCGGCGCGGTGGCACTCGCGTTGGGGTTGCGCACGCCAGCGCCGCGCCTGGCAAGGTAA
- a CDS encoding DUF3443 domain-containing protein — MDLRFRAAACCALAVLLVLAACGGGGDATSTTSSTTSTSNPGGTTTTSGTTTTPAVLASNQVAITVDGGTDGSAINSPFVQVTVCTPGSASCQTIGHILLDTGSYGLRIAASALGGQLSGLPVVKAPDGNALAECAGFVSGFTWGSVRTAEVHMGDEVAQGVPIQVIDDTGAAYASVPSACSSTGSDLGSGAGANGILGVGFLTRDCGADCTTSTAAQQYFSCTTDGSCGASLAPLASQVANPVALFGADNNGLAISLPAVAAGGATRLGGTLTFGIGTAANNALGSAQVFTANGNGNFTTVYQGRSLTAFVDSGSNGIFFHDRSIPSCSSGFYCPSSTLSLTATASGSTQGSAAIAFTVENAGRLSSSIVADHLGGDISGFFDWGLPFFFGRTVFVALRDASTPAGTGPYWAF, encoded by the coding sequence ATGGACCTGCGCTTCCGCGCCGCAGCCTGCTGCGCCCTCGCGGTCCTGCTCGTGCTGGCCGCTTGCGGCGGCGGCGGTGACGCCACCAGCACCACGTCGAGCACGACCAGCACCTCGAACCCGGGCGGCACGACCACGACTTCGGGCACAACGACCACGCCGGCCGTGCTGGCTTCCAACCAGGTGGCCATCACCGTCGACGGCGGCACCGATGGCAGCGCCATCAACTCGCCGTTCGTGCAGGTCACCGTCTGCACGCCGGGCTCGGCCAGCTGCCAGACCATCGGCCACATCCTGCTCGACACCGGCTCCTACGGCCTGCGCATCGCCGCGTCCGCGCTCGGTGGGCAGCTGTCCGGCCTGCCGGTCGTGAAAGCGCCCGACGGCAACGCGCTGGCCGAATGCGCCGGCTTCGTCAGCGGCTTCACCTGGGGCTCCGTGCGCACGGCCGAAGTGCACATGGGCGACGAAGTCGCGCAGGGCGTGCCCATCCAGGTCATCGACGACACCGGGGCCGCGTACGCGAGCGTGCCGTCCGCTTGCAGCAGCACCGGCAGCGACCTCGGCTCGGGCGCCGGCGCCAACGGGATCCTCGGTGTCGGTTTCCTCACGCGGGACTGCGGCGCGGACTGCACCACCAGCACCGCCGCGCAGCAGTACTTCTCCTGCACCACCGACGGCAGTTGCGGCGCCAGCCTCGCCCCGCTCGCGTCGCAGGTCGCCAACCCGGTGGCGCTGTTCGGCGCGGACAACAACGGCCTCGCGATCAGCCTGCCCGCGGTAGCGGCCGGCGGCGCGACCCGCCTGGGCGGCACGCTCACCTTCGGCATCGGCACCGCAGCGAACAACGCGCTTGGCTCGGCGCAGGTCTTCACCGCGAACGGCAACGGCAATTTCACGACCGTCTACCAGGGCCGCAGCCTCACCGCCTTCGTGGACTCGGGCTCCAACGGCATCTTCTTCCACGACCGCAGCATCCCCAGTTGCTCCAGCGGCTTCTACTGCCCCTCGAGCACCCTGTCGCTGACGGCCACGGCCAGCGGCAGCACGCAGGGCAGCGCGGCCATCGCCTTCACGGTGGAGAACGCAGGCCGCCTGTCGTCCTCCATCGTCGCCGACCACCTCGGCGGCGACATCAGCGGCTTCTTCGACTGGGGCTTGCCCTTCTTCTTCGGCCGCACGGTGTTCGTCGCCTTGCGGGATGCGTCCACGCCTGCCGGCACCGGGCCCTACTGGGCCTTCTAG
- a CDS encoding DUF2844 domain-containing protein, with the protein MNRILVASLLLAGGAAHAVLEGRPGDSTAAPAQRSAAATSAGVAYTESVRTLPSGTVIHEYADGSGTVFAVAWSGPHKPDLKQLLGSHFGAMQDAMAGQPRERRANRSHMDVSTGDLVVQSAGHMGAYEGRAWLQSRVPTGFDPQEMK; encoded by the coding sequence ATGAACAGGATCCTGGTCGCCTCGCTGTTGCTGGCAGGCGGCGCTGCGCACGCAGTGCTGGAAGGCCGTCCTGGCGACAGCACGGCGGCGCCGGCGCAGCGCAGTGCCGCCGCCACGTCGGCTGGCGTGGCCTATACCGAGTCCGTCCGCACCCTGCCCAGCGGCACCGTCATCCACGAATACGCCGACGGCTCGGGCACGGTCTTCGCCGTCGCCTGGTCCGGTCCGCACAAGCCGGACCTGAAGCAGCTGCTGGGGAGCCACTTCGGCGCGATGCAGGACGCAATGGCCGGCCAGCCGCGGGAGCGGCGCGCGAACCGTTCGCACATGGACGTTTCCACCGGCGACCTGGTGGTGCAGTCCGCCGGGCACATGGGCGCCTACGAAGGACGCGCCTGGCTGCAGTCGCGCGTGCCCACCGGCTTCGACCCGCAGGAGATGAAGTAG
- a CDS encoding mechanosensitive ion channel family protein: MDLNSVETFVRVTLLAIGVKLLAAVAFWVIGRWLISRVIDLLSAAMNRNHLDPTLNKYMGSVIAVTLNIVLVIGILGYFGVQTTSFAALLAGAGLAIGAAWSGMLGNFAAGAFMLVLRPFKVGDFVTVGGVTGTVRELGLFGTTIITPDHVMTLVGNGKVFGDTIQNFSALPYRRVDRVAQLSGAIDPREAIQRLRDAIARIPNVQATPAPEVNLMDLNLLGPVISVRPYCSNEHYWQVWFDTNEAIVRTCREAGWPAPTPVTVTRIQQVPELAGQ, encoded by the coding sequence TTGGACCTCAACTCCGTCGAGACCTTCGTTCGCGTGACCCTGCTCGCGATCGGCGTGAAGCTGCTCGCGGCCGTCGCCTTCTGGGTGATCGGCCGCTGGCTGATCTCGCGCGTGATCGACCTGCTGTCCGCGGCGATGAACCGCAACCACCTGGACCCGACGCTGAACAAGTACATGGGCTCGGTGATCGCGGTGACGCTGAACATCGTGCTGGTGATCGGCATCCTCGGCTACTTCGGCGTGCAGACCACCTCGTTCGCTGCGCTGCTGGCCGGCGCCGGCCTGGCCATCGGCGCGGCCTGGAGCGGCATGCTGGGCAACTTCGCCGCCGGCGCCTTCATGCTGGTGCTGCGGCCCTTCAAGGTCGGCGATTTCGTCACCGTCGGCGGCGTCACCGGCACCGTGCGCGAACTGGGCCTGTTCGGCACCACCATCATCACGCCCGACCACGTGATGACCCTCGTCGGCAACGGCAAGGTGTTCGGCGACACCATCCAGAACTTCTCGGCGCTGCCGTACCGGCGCGTGGACCGCGTCGCGCAGTTGTCGGGTGCAATCGACCCGCGGGAAGCCATCCAGCGCCTGCGCGACGCCATTGCCCGGATCCCGAACGTGCAGGCCACGCCGGCGCCCGAGGTGAACCTGATGGACCTGAACCTGCTGGGCCCGGTGATCTCGGTGCGGCCCTACTGCAGCAACGAGCACTACTGGCAGGTCTGGTTCGACACCAACGAGGCGATCGTCCGCACCTGCCGCGAAGCCGGCTGGCCGGCGCCGACGCCGGTGACCGTCACGCGCATCCAGCAAGTTCCCGAACTTGCTGGACAGTAA